CGGCGGCGGTGATGGCGAGGAACCGGAAGGGAGCGGGCGTGACGCACGTGTTCCTGCACGACGTGGACAGGCGGGTGGAGCAAATGTACGCGGAGGCGTTCCTATGCAAGAAATATCTAGTCAAGGCGGAGGGGAGGCTGTGGCATTTCGAGATACCGCCCGCCGCCGATATCAACACCGACTTTTGCTAGGCTGCGCCGCGCCACATCGTCACTTGACAACGAAATGGTAtaactaaaatactaaaatagatagattacaataaataaattattactactactttgtTGTAAATCAGGAAAATTAGTTAAATCTTTCCATTTCGCAATCAGaaggaaaaattatgaaatttggattttttgatCTCAAGttgaattttattgatgaaattgaaTATGATAGTCGAAAAATCATACATAAATATGTCCCCTATCGGTGAGTTTTATGATGTCGTTTATTCTAAAGAGTGACGTTGTTTTGTTGTAAaacatcaacaatatattatacttTACTACTTATACGGTCGAATTTTTTCAAAGTGGAATAATTCGAacaaattagtagtaatatataatgatttttaaattagcGAAATATATCAAAGTTTGACctaaattcatgaatttttcaataattttttagctAATTTATTGTAGGAAGAATATGTTAGGTGATCGATGATTAGAAAAATAAGGTTAAGTAATTTGTCAGTTTATATCACGAGAATTGAGAATCTATATACTATGATGGCATTCGGTATATTTGACCTAATAATACTGGAATAATTAGAGATAAgcaaaatatagtaattatttataattaaattagtcacaTGAATGAGTGTGACTAAAAGACCGTGAAACAAAtcgaaatatatatattatctaAGCCAAACTATAAAAGAAAGAGTAACCGGaaaaaatactacaataaataaaagctCTGATCATAGACAAGTAATGGAATCCCAACTTGTGCTATTTATATTTCGTTTTCACAAATAGGAAAATCTTAGTTCAATTATAGATGTTCCCTACTTTATAGAAACTTTTGTGGTGCTGTCAAATTTAGGGTTGGCATGTTGACTCTCATCATTAATTTGTGTGACAAATTATCTTCTTttaataaagattaaaaaaagtttgtttttaCTAGAAAATTCTGCATGAAAAGTGGAAGCTATACATAGGATCtttttaatctctttttccaatcaaatttgaattgcCTACCGTAAAATGGTTGATATTCACGTAGATCATCTGCGATTAAGTTTTTAAAGGGTTTTAAGggtatattttacatttaaattactaaatttcgtcaaattttaatttcacatatcctcttttaaaacttatttttaaaagattattgattcattttcttcaaGATAACTATTGATTTGttctgataaaaaaaatttatgctaACATAGCTTGGAATGGTTATCTCATTTTGTGGAGTACTCATTTTTAAACTATTCATTTTGTGGAGGGCCCGAATTTAGGTCGTTGGTGCTGCTTTgattaatggaaaatgaaaattaatgggAGAATAGATGATTTAATTTGGGGATAAATTAAAggtcaaagtaaaaaaatataaaacgaCACCGTTTTTCTAAAACATAAGCCAAGTCCATGTACACATTCCGACACCTCATCAAACAAGAGTCTAATTAACAATCATAGgtaagtttgtgatattatatatctaccttaaaatttataaaagaaagtaaTATTCTAGataatatcatgatattaAATCCTAGtacaaatattatactaattcAGAATTTGTTGggcttttattttagtttaggCCCATttacataatataatttttttgtttcagaaATAAGCGGAAATAGGAAACGAGACAGAAACAAAATTGGGCACTCTCCCTCTCTCGTCGGACAGTCGCCGCCGATCAATTCCAGCACGCATTCGTGgtatatctctctctcttctttctaattCTTTGCTCTACTGGTTAGTATTTGTAGTTCATGTCTTTATGATGAAAATTTGGCGGAGAAGAAATTGATATAGAATctgtaaattaaaatttggggATTTATCTTGTTTAAATTGAGTTTATTTGCATGTTGCTGTGAGAACATTTGAATATGATTTGAGGTATATCTACAATTAGGAATTTCCCCTCTCTTTCCAGCTCAAATTTCTATACAATGTAGCTACATGTGTCTTCTGCCTTTTCACCAAAGTTCAGCTGAATTTATAGTGATTTTTCATAACATTTATGGCTGATTTGGGGAAAATGGTTATAGATCCTAAAAGCTTCAAATTTATCCATACAAACTAGACATCCATAAGTCTCATTTGCCACTAGTTTTGTTGATTTTCGACTTCGGAGCTGATAGCAATGATTTTCATGGTTGGTGCATCATTTTACCTGTTAAAAGTTTGAAATGGTTAAAGAGTGGTCATCTTATTCTAGCTAAGTTTTCGACTTAGATGTTGTGGCATGTTAGGAATTTGGGCATCATTTATTCGGTTGGTTTACTGATCGAGTAAGAGTGTTACGTACGTATGGAAGATAATCAATCTGATTATTCTTTCCTTCTAACAGGTATGAGATTCCTAAACAAAATCACTGCCACATCGCGCTCTTTATTCCCCGGTGGACCGTTTACTGCCTCGATACAAATCCGTTTCAAGAAGCCCGCCAACACAGCTCAGACTCGTCTTGAGACCCGAACCCTTGACGCAAAGCTCGACCGCCTCGCCTcccaccaccgccgcctcGTCCTCATCCTCGGTCTCTACGACGTAGTCTCCGCCAAGAAACGCGGCCCCTACGTCTCTGTCAATCTCCTCTCCCGCTGGGCTTTGCACGCTGGCGTCGACACCCTCACCGCTGGCGAGATCCTCCGCAAATACCCTCACGTTTTCAAGGTGTTCACGCACCCGGTGAGGAGGAACGCGTGCTGCACATTCACTTCGAAATTCGTCGAATTGTTGAAGCTGGAAGATGAGATCTTGATCAACATGGAGGATGCCAATGTGATTAAGATCAGAAAGATCTTAGCCATGTCCGAAAATGGGAGAGTTCACATACATGCGATCAGATTGATGAGATGGGAACTGGGGTTACCCGAAAATTTCAGGGATTCGATAATCAGAAAGCGTAGCGAGGTATTCAGAATGGTAGATTTAGAGGTCGTAGAGTTAATCGAAGGGGCGGTAAGCTTCACAGCAGAGGTGGAGAAATGGAGGGAGAGAGAATACAGAGAGAAATGGCTGAGTGAATTCGAGACGAAATACACATTCCCCATTAGTTTCCCAACAGGGTTTAAGATCGTTGCGGGGTTTAAGGAGAAGCTGAAGAACTGGCAGCGCCTTTCCTACCTGAAGCCTTACGAAAGGACGGATAGCATCCGCGTTCGTGTTCGCACGTGCGGAGGAGTCGAGAGGTACGAGAAGCGCGCGGTCGGAATCATCCACGAGCTCCTGACCTTGACCGAGGAGAAGATGATGGACGTGGAGAGATTGGCGCATTTTAGAAAGGATCTCGGGATTATGGTTAACGTGCGCGAGCTCCTTTTGAAGCATCCCGGGATTTTTTACGTGGCTACTAAAGGCAAGAGTCAAATTGTGTTTCTTAGAGAAGCTTACAAGGGAGATTGTTTGGTTGAGGCAAATGCAGTTTATGATGTTCGAAGACGGATGTTGGAGCTCATGTTGTTGGGTTGTCGTAATGCGACGAAATTgaaagaagaagacgaagacAGAGAAGCCGGAGGGCGTGGAGATGATGAAGTTTTCAATCAAAATCAGAATGGAAGAACACCTGTGAAAGATGGTGATTTTGTCATTCCAATCTTGCAGAATTACTTCAAATGATGATGTGATTCCTCCTTACACAGGAAAGGAAACCTAGCTACACAGAAACTAGCATAATGAAACCCAAACATGAAATCAAATGAATATGGTTTCAACGacaggaaaaataaaaatataaaaatagaaggAAGCATGTGACATGGTGATCatgatctctctctctcacttgtTTGAGTTAACAGCATCCTTGACAGCATCAACAGCACCTT
The genomic region above belongs to Salvia hispanica cultivar TCC Black 2014 chromosome 3, UniMelb_Shisp_WGS_1.0, whole genome shotgun sequence and contains:
- the LOC125213833 gene encoding protein ROOT PRIMORDIUM DEFECTIVE 1 gives rise to the protein MRFLNKITATSRSLFPGGPFTASIQIRFKKPANTAQTRLETRTLDAKLDRLASHHRRLVLILGLYDVVSAKKRGPYVSVNLLSRWALHAGVDTLTAGEILRKYPHVFKVFTHPVRRNACCTFTSKFVELLKLEDEILINMEDANVIKIRKILAMSENGRVHIHAIRLMRWELGLPENFRDSIIRKRSEVFRMVDLEVVELIEGAVSFTAEVEKWREREYREKWLSEFETKYTFPISFPTGFKIVAGFKEKLKNWQRLSYLKPYERTDSIRVRVRTCGGVERYEKRAVGIIHELLTLTEEKMMDVERLAHFRKDLGIMVNVRELLLKHPGIFYVATKGKSQIVFLREAYKGDCLVEANAVYDVRRRMLELMLLGCRNATKLKEEDEDREAGGRGDDEVFNQNQNGRTPVKDGDFVIPILQNYFK